A genome region from Bacteroidota bacterium includes the following:
- a CDS encoding PAS domain-containing protein has translation MQQTSDFLIDLDDRLRIKSVETKGKERRLSASALHGRNFREVFRPVTSASAFDIESILKNGFAGSFLSREIPGNGMFIKIVPKEEGFTAFGFFLTTSDNELSDPVLKDLLSSHSDIDFFLWQDSDPMNPNAPVSFNDQVEKITGYTSVELNKMHGRLFSIIHRADVTNVLRVLNEAKNNHAQHKVKLEFRLVTKSEEVIWVSELRNITRNSKGDPEKVSGIVTDITKLKLKQFNLEESETHLKRLNDSKDRFINILSHDLRGPYTSILGFAEILLNEPDLPEHEKIEYLTYIYEASVSQLQFINYLLDWSRLRTGKLKPESQRLPAHALIHNCVSNLTGNAIRKNIEIVLDVPIDLYVHADERLAGQVISNLLNNAIKFSFENSKVEITAGLFNTRQVEFIVKDHGMGISPDDKAKLFNLDKIVSKEGSKGEKGSGFGLTLVKEIVEKHGGEIWFYSEEDSGSEFHFTLPVPANTIMIVDSEPEEEKSLREMIHSEFKDYELVSVDNGYEAVDLLKESAPALIIAGKNMPLMSCEQFIEAVNPSDSHFKTPVVLLSDDGRADSDFHLERGVKAILQRPIDKTKLTEAVKSIIN, from the coding sequence ATGCAGCAAACAAGCGACTTTCTAATTGATCTCGACGACCGGTTAAGGATAAAAAGTGTTGAAACAAAGGGGAAAGAAAGAAGACTTTCTGCATCAGCACTTCACGGAAGAAACTTCAGGGAAGTATTCCGTCCTGTAACGAGCGCAAGCGCTTTCGACATAGAATCGATACTAAAAAACGGCTTTGCCGGTTCTTTTCTATCGAGGGAGATTCCGGGCAACGGAATGTTCATAAAGATAGTGCCTAAGGAAGAGGGATTCACTGCTTTCGGTTTTTTTCTCACCACATCTGACAATGAACTCAGTGACCCTGTTCTGAAGGATCTGCTTTCGTCTCACTCGGATATCGATTTTTTCCTGTGGCAGGACAGTGATCCGATGAATCCCAATGCACCCGTCAGTTTTAATGATCAGGTTGAAAAAATAACAGGCTACACATCCGTGGAGTTGAATAAAATGCACGGACGGCTCTTCTCGATAATTCACAGGGCTGATGTGACTAATGTTCTACGGGTTTTGAATGAGGCAAAAAACAACCATGCCCAGCATAAGGTAAAACTTGAATTCAGACTGGTTACGAAAAGTGAAGAGGTGATTTGGGTTTCGGAACTGCGGAACATCACGAGAAACAGCAAAGGTGATCCTGAAAAGGTTTCGGGAATTGTTACCGATATTACAAAACTGAAACTCAAGCAGTTCAACCTTGAGGAATCGGAGACACACCTCAAACGGCTGAATGATTCCAAAGACAGATTTATCAACATCCTTTCGCATGATCTCAGGGGCCCATATACCAGTATCCTGGGGTTTGCCGAGATCCTTTTGAATGAGCCTGATCTTCCGGAACATGAGAAAATAGAGTACCTTACTTACATCTATGAAGCTTCGGTCTCACAGTTGCAGTTTATTAATTATCTGCTGGACTGGTCACGACTCAGAACGGGAAAATTGAAACCCGAAAGTCAGAGATTGCCGGCTCATGCGCTGATTCACAATTGTGTTTCGAACCTCACCGGAAATGCCATCAGGAAAAATATTGAGATTGTTCTTGATGTGCCGATAGATTTATATGTCCATGCCGATGAGAGACTTGCGGGTCAGGTGATTTCAAATCTCTTGAACAACGCTATTAAATTTTCCTTCGAGAACAGTAAAGTGGAAATTACCGCGGGGCTTTTCAATACCCGGCAGGTGGAGTTTATTGTAAAAGATCACGGTATGGGAATTTCACCCGATGACAAGGCGAAGCTCTTCAACCTCGATAAGATTGTCTCTAAAGAGGGTTCAAAAGGGGAAAAAGGAAGCGGATTTGGCTTGACCCTCGTGAAGGAGATAGTGGAAAAACATGGCGGGGAGATATGGTTTTATTCGGAAGAGGACAGCGGAAGCGAGTTCCACTTCACCCTGCCCGTACCTGCGAACACCATCATGATAGTCGATTCAGAACCGGAAGAAGAGAAATCACTCAGGGAAATGATTCATTCAGAGTTTAAGGATTACGAGCTTGTCAGCGTGGATAACGGTTATGAGGCGGTCGATCTCTTAAAAGAGAGTGCCCCGGCACTTATCATAGCAGGGAAAAACATGCCGCTCATGTCGTGTGAGCAATTTATCGAGGCAGTGAATCCTTCAGACAGCCACTTCAAAACCCCTGTTGTTCTGCTTAGCGATGACGGGAGAGCGGATTCGGATTTCCATTTGGAGCGGGGAGTAAAAGCAATTCTTCAGAGACCAATAGACAAGACCAAACTAACAGAGGCAGTAAAATCAATAATCAACTAA
- a CDS encoding type I CRISPR-associated protein Cas7: protein MATEKFNNRVYGCAVIRSINSNFNADFTHSPRTLPDGTVYATDKALKYAIKDYIKKNYEGTPGNHVLYIKRYNNDMVPFNLEEAYEKMVASVDGMIKSSGSEEGAKSAKKEKGKSKFTSLFNLFNCIDVRLFGATFAKQSKTDSVNLSIHGPVQINHAVNKFNENVIYTEDILSPFRTGTEEDDKQNATIGNQTNLQEGHYVYHFSINPKNLEDYYRLLENLETPDGEKRLARHLSNKDIDVLKEAMTKAVTYLDSSRKIGSENEMALFVTLKEGSNKVLPGFTELIDVRRDKDKKVVIDATRAAEVIKSVIEEIEKVELYYNPTDTIVTGFDGMNIEKYNLLNSQKI, encoded by the coding sequence ATGGCTACAGAAAAATTCAACAATCGCGTTTACGGATGTGCAGTAATCCGTTCAATCAATTCAAACTTTAATGCAGACTTCACTCATTCACCCCGTACTCTTCCTGACGGTACTGTGTATGCAACGGACAAAGCATTGAAATATGCTATCAAAGACTATATAAAGAAAAATTATGAAGGCACTCCCGGAAACCATGTTCTTTACATAAAAAGATACAATAACGACATGGTTCCATTCAATCTCGAAGAAGCCTATGAAAAAATGGTTGCATCAGTTGATGGCATGATTAAATCTTCCGGGAGCGAAGAAGGTGCGAAATCAGCAAAAAAAGAGAAGGGCAAATCGAAGTTCACCTCTCTTTTTAACCTGTTTAACTGCATTGATGTAAGACTGTTCGGTGCAACATTTGCAAAACAGTCAAAAACAGACAGTGTAAATCTTTCAATTCATGGACCGGTACAGATAAATCACGCTGTAAACAAGTTCAATGAGAATGTAATTTATACTGAGGACATATTGTCACCATTCCGCACGGGAACTGAAGAAGATGATAAGCAGAATGCAACAATTGGCAATCAGACGAACCTGCAGGAGGGTCATTATGTCTATCATTTCTCTATAAATCCAAAGAATCTTGAAGATTATTACAGACTTTTGGAAAATCTCGAGACACCGGACGGCGAAAAAAGGTTAGCCAGGCATCTTTCCAATAAGGATATCGATGTCTTAAAAGAAGCCATGACAAAAGCTGTAACCTACTTGGATTCCTCAAGGAAAATCGGGTCAGAGAACGAAATGGCTCTGTTTGTTACCCTGAAAGAGGGATCAAACAAGGTACTTCCCGGTTTCACAGAACTGATTGATGTGAGAAGAGACAAGGACAAAAAAGTGGTAATAGATGCCACTAGAGCTGCCGAGGTAATAAAGAGTGTGATTGAAGAAATTGAAAAGGTCGAACTCTATTACAATCCAACTGACACAATTGTGACCGGTTTTGACGGGATGAATATAGAAAAATATAATCTTCTCAACTCGCAAAAAATTTAG
- a CDS encoding nucleotidyltransferase domain-containing protein produces the protein MDTETISVIDRFILKIKQSFSPKYVILFGSYLRGEQKEFSDIDIAVVFEKYEGTNILEDNAFLFRLAWEVDARIEPVILSLENDNSGFTQSVLKNGKILYAA, from the coding sequence TTGGATACTGAAACAATCTCAGTAATCGACAGATTCATATTAAAAATAAAACAATCATTCAGTCCCAAATATGTCATTTTATTCGGTTCGTATTTAAGGGGAGAGCAGAAGGAATTTAGTGACATAGATATAGCTGTAGTTTTTGAAAAGTATGAAGGCACAAACATTTTGGAAGATAATGCTTTTTTATTTCGACTGGCCTGGGAAGTGGATGCCCGTATCGAACCCGTCATACTCTCTCTTGAAAATGATAATAGTGGCTTCACCCAGTCAGTTTTAAAAAATGGTAAAATTCTTTATGCAGCATAA
- a CDS encoding ATP-binding protein yields MIKREIEQKLVALSGKFPVVAILGPRQSGKTTLAKALFSDYKYVNLEEPDTRLFAEEDPRSFLQYPKMIIDEIQRAPVLLSYIQSIVDKEGISGQFIITGSQNLLINEKISQTLAGRVAILNLLPFTMDELFSTGKYGNADRFDIIFNGFYPPLHDRGIDPNDWYPNYISTYVERDVRLIKNIGDLGTFIIFLKLLAGRIGQLLNISSIATETGISVNTAKSWISLLETSFVVFSLQPWFSNINKRLVKQPKIFFYDTGLAVSLLEIQKVEHLRTYFQAGSLFENMIIADILKKRYNSGLSNNLFFLRDKSGREIDCLLDNGTSKTMIEIKAGQTINKDFFANLTYWSELDPNSNDQKYLVYGGDEAQQRLGTSVLPWRDTARLL; encoded by the coding sequence ATGATAAAAAGAGAAATTGAGCAAAAGCTTGTCGCCCTGAGCGGGAAATTTCCCGTTGTGGCGATTCTTGGTCCGAGGCAATCGGGTAAGACTACACTTGCCAAAGCCCTCTTCAGTGACTATAAATATGTGAACCTGGAAGAGCCTGACACCAGATTATTTGCAGAGGAGGACCCCAGATCGTTTCTTCAATATCCCAAAATGATTATTGATGAGATTCAAAGGGCTCCGGTTCTGCTGTCGTATATTCAAAGTATTGTTGACAAGGAAGGGATTTCCGGACAGTTTATAATCACCGGGTCACAGAACTTGTTAATAAATGAGAAGATATCTCAAACCCTCGCCGGCAGGGTCGCAATTCTCAATCTTTTACCGTTTACCATGGATGAACTTTTCTCCACAGGAAAATACGGGAATGCGGACAGATTCGATATTATATTCAACGGTTTCTACCCGCCACTGCATGACAGAGGAATTGATCCGAACGACTGGTATCCTAACTATATCTCCACCTATGTTGAAAGAGATGTCAGACTGATCAAAAACATCGGCGATCTTGGAACATTTATCATTTTCCTGAAATTGCTCGCAGGAAGAATTGGACAACTCCTCAACATCAGTTCCATCGCTACTGAGACAGGAATAAGTGTAAATACGGCAAAAAGTTGGATATCACTCCTCGAAACAAGTTTTGTGGTGTTTTCACTCCAGCCATGGTTTTCGAATATAAATAAACGATTGGTAAAGCAACCAAAAATATTTTTTTACGATACCGGTTTGGCTGTGTCACTCCTCGAGATTCAAAAGGTGGAGCACCTGAGAACTTATTTCCAAGCCGGTTCTCTCTTCGAAAATATGATAATTGCTGATATTTTGAAAAAAAGATATAACAGCGGTCTGTCTAATAATTTGTTTTTCCTGAGAGATAAATCGGGGAGGGAGATCGATTGCCTTCTGGATAACGGCACTTCAAAAACGATGATTGAAATTAAAGCCGGACAGACTATCAATAAAGACTTCTTTGCGAATTTAACATACTGGTCTGAATTGGATCCGAATTCCAACGATCAAAAATACCTGGTGTACGGGGGAGATGAAGCCCAACAAAGACTTGGTACTTCAGTTCTGCCATGGAGAGACACAGCCCGGCTCCTCTAA
- a CDS encoding DUF4097 domain-containing protein, with protein MKSSSNTIKKTIFLLPLLAVSLISSSCSTHYSDYSHKDVVAKLLLEKSFQVTAGGKLGVEVVAADVDVTTWNQNEVSVKIYGDEDALDKVDIAVEQSGNTVSVSIEKKSFLKSLSNLDLRVEVKTPASYSAEVKTSGGFIKLKDMNGSLALKTSGGNIGVANSSGSLDARTSGGDVKLGKFKGSAKLHTSGGNVQVKDVEGSIEAGTSGGDVDIDSQSGSIVAKTSGGSIRLKYTGENQGVECSTSGGDIDVFVPESFKADVMLKTSGGSVSCELPASNVKTGNSSFTGTVNGGGVPLICKTSGGSISLNKLK; from the coding sequence ATGAAATCTTCAAGTAACACAATCAAAAAAACGATCTTTTTGCTCCCTCTTTTGGCGGTATCCCTGATATCATCCTCATGTTCCACCCACTACAGCGATTACAGTCACAAGGATGTGGTAGCCAAACTGCTTCTGGAAAAGTCATTTCAGGTTACGGCAGGAGGGAAACTGGGTGTTGAAGTGGTGGCGGCTGATGTCGATGTAACCACATGGAACCAGAATGAAGTAAGCGTAAAGATTTACGGGGATGAAGATGCGCTTGACAAGGTTGACATCGCAGTTGAACAATCGGGCAACACAGTTTCTGTATCCATTGAGAAAAAAAGTTTTCTGAAAAGCCTGAGCAATCTCGATTTAAGGGTTGAAGTAAAAACTCCCGCAAGCTACAGTGCTGAAGTGAAGACCAGCGGTGGATTTATCAAATTGAAAGACATGAACGGAAGCCTCGCTCTTAAAACATCGGGTGGTAACATTGGAGTTGCCAATTCTTCAGGGTCACTTGATGCCAGAACAAGTGGCGGTGATGTAAAGCTTGGTAAATTCAAAGGTTCTGCAAAACTTCATACATCGGGTGGAAATGTTCAGGTGAAGGATGTCGAAGGTTCCATCGAGGCAGGCACATCAGGTGGAGATGTTGATATAGACAGTCAGTCCGGTTCCATAGTAGCAAAGACATCAGGCGGAAGCATTCGCCTCAAATATACAGGAGAGAATCAGGGGGTTGAATGTTCAACCTCGGGCGGTGACATTGATGTATTCGTTCCTGAATCCTTCAAGGCAGATGTGATGCTGAAAACCTCGGGCGGATCGGTAAGTTGCGAACTCCCGGCATCGAATGTAAAAACAGGCAACAGCAGTTTCACAGGCACGGTAAACGGTGGTGGTGTTCCTCTAATCTGCAAAACCAGCGGTGGATCGATATCGCTGAACAAGCTCAAATAG
- the cas6 gene encoding CRISPR-associated endoribonuclease Cas6, translated as MRLKFTLRSASKSIQANFYYHFSAAIYDLLRLGSPEFSEFLHNKGYRLESGKNYKLFSFGVEFSQIKVVKDHFYFIDPATTLYVSSPKAEEFFTSFVLGTLNKSIFKVGTIDRYTTFIIEELAGLGEPEIKESMNFRLLAPMVISKPVEYNGKQSTRFLRPDEEEEASRILSQNLINKHLLITGEDLTGKASVVLEWDKDYIRRRDRVTKKITVNPNSPKATDVIGILAPFKITGDVRLIKAGYDCGFGNKNSMGFGLAQIKKEDK; from the coding sequence ATGCGACTAAAATTTACTTTGCGAAGTGCTTCAAAATCGATTCAGGCAAACTTCTACTATCATTTTAGTGCGGCTATTTACGACCTTTTAAGGTTGGGTTCTCCCGAATTTTCTGAATTCCTTCATAACAAGGGATACAGACTTGAATCGGGTAAAAATTACAAACTCTTCTCGTTTGGTGTCGAGTTCTCTCAGATAAAAGTGGTGAAAGACCATTTTTATTTTATTGACCCCGCGACCACACTCTATGTCTCTTCCCCTAAAGCTGAAGAATTTTTCACTTCATTTGTCCTCGGGACCTTAAATAAATCGATTTTTAAAGTTGGTACCATCGACCGGTACACTACTTTTATTATCGAAGAGCTTGCCGGCTTGGGAGAGCCTGAAATAAAGGAATCGATGAACTTCAGACTCCTTGCTCCCATGGTGATTTCAAAACCCGTCGAGTATAACGGGAAACAAAGCACCCGTTTCCTTCGTCCTGATGAGGAGGAGGAAGCATCAAGAATTCTCTCCCAAAATCTCATAAACAAACATCTGCTGATAACCGGTGAAGACCTGACCGGGAAAGCTTCTGTTGTTCTCGAGTGGGATAAAGATTACATCAGAAGGAGAGACCGGGTAACCAAAAAGATTACTGTCAATCCCAATTCCCCAAAAGCCACCGATGTAATTGGTATTCTCGCTCCATTCAAAATAACTGGCGATGTCAGATTGATAAAAGCAGGGTATGATTGCGGCTTTGGGAATAAAAATTCAATGGGTTTCGGACTTGCACAAATAAAAAAGGAGGACAAATGA
- a CDS encoding 30S ribosomal protein THX has translation MGKGDPRTKRGKIFKGSNGKFRPTLKNINRAKKETAQGETSAK, from the coding sequence ATGGGCAAAGGCGACCCAAGAACAAAAAGAGGAAAGATCTTTAAAGGATCCAACGGCAAATTCAGACCTACCCTGAAGAACATCAACAGGGCAAAAAAAGAAACTGCCCAAGGCGAAACCTCAGCAAAATAG
- a CDS encoding NAD-dependent deacylase, whose amino-acid sequence MSYDIVIPKELINRLADSRKVVFFTGSGVSAESGIPTFRGDDGLWKKFSAQELANFDSFMKNPELVWEWYQYRRRIINEARPNSGHRAIKDFEKYFDVTVVTQNVDNLHQRAGSSCVYELHGNITRNKCTLCGKRYDSEIDLNDNKPPRCDCGALIRPDVVWFGENLPGGVYEMAEEDCESCDVMIVVGTSGVVYPAALLPSAALSSGAMVCDINIDESDHHQGRRLFINGRSGDVLPAIFDEVKRLKEY is encoded by the coding sequence ATGTCTTATGATATAGTAATTCCGAAAGAGTTGATAAACAGACTGGCAGATTCGAGGAAAGTGGTTTTTTTTACGGGTTCCGGTGTCAGTGCCGAAAGTGGTATCCCCACTTTTCGCGGTGATGATGGCTTGTGGAAAAAATTCAGTGCCCAGGAACTGGCAAATTTCGACTCTTTCATGAAGAATCCGGAGTTGGTGTGGGAATGGTACCAGTACAGGCGCCGAATAATTAATGAAGCCCGTCCCAACTCCGGTCATCGTGCAATCAAAGATTTTGAGAAGTATTTCGATGTCACAGTTGTGACCCAGAATGTGGATAATCTCCACCAGAGAGCGGGAAGTTCCTGCGTCTATGAACTGCACGGGAACATCACCCGCAATAAGTGCACCCTCTGTGGAAAGAGATATGACAGCGAAATCGATCTGAATGACAACAAACCGCCAAGATGCGACTGCGGTGCCCTCATCAGACCCGATGTGGTATGGTTTGGCGAAAACCTTCCCGGAGGCGTTTATGAGATGGCCGAGGAAGATTGTGAATCATGCGATGTGATGATAGTCGTGGGTACCTCGGGTGTGGTATATCCTGCTGCACTTCTTCCTTCTGCTGCCCTTTCATCGGGTGCAATGGTTTGTGATATCAATATCGATGAATCGGACCATCATCAAGGAAGGCGACTTTTCATCAACGGCAGATCGGGTGATGTGTTGCCTGCAATATTCGATGAAGTGAAAAGACTGAAAGAATATTGA
- a CDS encoding tetratricopeptide repeat protein — MKQTKLFFFLLAALVILNAGSLQSQDWKKLVEEGDKLATKQFKNNDALKKFKEADKLSPNNWEIYWRLSRTYVDIGEHSGGNSQLSNFETAESYASKAIKLAPDKSVNYLRRAIANGRIALFKNVFSAAGIVNSVKADVEKAIQLGNGGSEIQATANYVLGRTHNKLCEKAYIFRAPLGLGWGDIDEAIKYLNKAIKLRPNFRMFHLEIAKAYIEDDQYDKARTHLNKVAGIPFLDEDDATVLAEAKNLLNEIKGK; from the coding sequence ATGAAACAGACCAAACTTTTTTTCTTTTTGCTGGCAGCACTTGTCATCCTCAACGCAGGAAGTTTACAATCCCAGGACTGGAAAAAACTCGTCGAGGAGGGAGATAAACTTGCCACAAAGCAGTTCAAAAACAACGATGCTTTGAAAAAATTCAAGGAAGCAGACAAACTTTCGCCCAACAACTGGGAGATTTACTGGAGACTCAGCAGAACTTATGTTGACATCGGTGAACACTCGGGCGGAAATTCACAGCTTTCCAACTTTGAAACCGCGGAGAGTTATGCCTCGAAAGCGATAAAACTTGCTCCGGACAAATCTGTCAACTACCTCAGACGCGCTATCGCCAACGGCAGAATCGCACTTTTTAAAAATGTGTTCAGCGCAGCAGGCATAGTTAATTCGGTAAAAGCTGATGTGGAGAAAGCTATTCAGCTTGGTAACGGCGGATCAGAGATTCAGGCAACGGCAAATTATGTACTGGGCAGAACCCACAATAAACTTTGTGAAAAAGCTTATATCTTTAGAGCCCCTCTTGGTCTGGGCTGGGGTGATATTGATGAGGCAATAAAATATTTGAATAAAGCGATCAAACTCCGTCCAAATTTCAGAATGTTCCATCTCGAGATTGCAAAAGCATATATTGAAGATGATCAGTATGACAAAGCCCGCACACATTTGAATAAAGTGGCGGGGATTCCTTTCCTTGATGAAGATGATGCGACAGTGCTTGCGGAGGCAAAAAACCTGCTAAATGAGATCAAAGGAAAATAA
- the radA gene encoding DNA repair protein RadA: protein MKKDKTKFVCASCGYESIRWLGKCPECESWNSFSEELVVKEEAKGKRTFSGSLNISKLEKIESSSIARFSSGISELDRTLGGGFVPGSVILLGGEPGIGKSTILLQSLALLAKPSLYVTGEESLQQIKMRAERLGIRSDLITILAETDVNKILGAINDTSPSLFVIDSIQTVHNPELMSSPGTVSQIRESAYALMENAKTTGRTAVIIGHVTKEGSLAGPKILEHMVDTVLQFEGDSNNLFRIIRAIKNRFGSSNEIGVFEMQGSGLMEVLNPSGVFLNEDKTVNSGSCITAVFEGTRAILTEVQALVVPSYFGNPSRITSGFDQRKLSILLAVLEKRAKINLSNKNVFINVSGGMRIDEPASDLPICLSVISSAQEKTLPAGMIVIGEVGLGGEIRGVSQIIARLKEAEKLGFTSAIIPKANLPETKGKTGMKIRAVATIEEAVG from the coding sequence TTGAAGAAGGATAAAACAAAATTTGTTTGTGCCTCCTGCGGATACGAAAGCATAAGGTGGCTTGGCAAGTGTCCCGAGTGCGAATCGTGGAACAGTTTCAGTGAGGAACTTGTCGTTAAAGAGGAAGCAAAAGGGAAACGGACTTTTTCCGGTTCGTTGAACATAAGCAAACTTGAAAAGATTGAGTCCTCATCAATTGCCCGTTTTTCTTCAGGTATCAGTGAACTCGACAGGACACTCGGTGGCGGGTTTGTGCCCGGATCAGTGATTCTTCTCGGCGGTGAACCTGGAATAGGGAAGTCGACCATCCTGCTTCAGTCGCTGGCACTTCTTGCAAAACCTTCGTTGTATGTTACAGGCGAGGAATCGCTGCAACAGATCAAGATGAGGGCGGAAAGACTCGGAATTCGTTCTGACCTTATAACCATTCTTGCTGAAACCGATGTGAACAAGATTTTAGGTGCCATAAACGACACTTCCCCCTCACTCTTTGTAATCGATTCCATTCAAACCGTCCACAATCCCGAATTAATGAGCTCCCCAGGTACCGTTTCCCAGATCAGGGAGTCGGCATATGCCTTGATGGAAAATGCCAAAACCACAGGGAGAACCGCCGTGATTATCGGTCATGTCACAAAAGAGGGCTCGCTTGCGGGTCCGAAGATCCTTGAACACATGGTGGATACTGTTCTTCAATTCGAGGGAGACAGCAACAATCTCTTCAGGATTATCAGGGCGATAAAAAACAGGTTTGGCAGCTCGAATGAAATCGGTGTATTTGAAATGCAGGGGAGCGGACTGATGGAGGTCTTGAATCCTTCGGGCGTTTTCCTTAACGAAGATAAAACCGTGAATTCCGGAAGTTGTATCACTGCTGTTTTCGAGGGGACGAGGGCTATTCTTACGGAAGTGCAGGCACTGGTTGTCCCTTCATATTTTGGGAATCCATCACGAATCACCAGCGGATTCGATCAGAGGAAACTCTCAATACTTCTCGCAGTCCTAGAAAAAAGGGCGAAAATAAACCTTTCCAACAAAAATGTATTTATAAATGTATCGGGTGGAATGCGAATTGACGAACCTGCCTCCGATCTGCCGATCTGTCTGAGTGTAATCTCATCAGCTCAGGAGAAGACACTTCCCGCAGGAATGATCGTAATCGGGGAGGTCGGTCTCGGCGGGGAAATAAGAGGAGTTTCGCAAATCATCGCCCGCCTGAAGGAAGCTGAAAAACTCGGCTTCACCTCCGCAATAATCCCAAAAGCCAATCTCCCCGAAACCAAAGGGAAAACCGGCATGAAAATCAGAGCGGTAGCTACGATTGAGGAGGCTGTGGGTTAG
- a CDS encoding HEPN domain-containing protein: MTEEIKKKVNYWFEMVFYDLETAKAMLESKRYLYVGFFCHLIIEKALKGHFWFKIQEEPPFTHNLVILSDRSGLSNLLTIEQKILLSELMPLNIAGRYSHEKEEIGKIQTKEHCNLLLNKTEELANWILKQSQ, encoded by the coding sequence TTGACTGAAGAGATAAAAAAGAAAGTTAACTATTGGTTTGAAATGGTTTTCTATGATTTGGAAACTGCAAAAGCCATGCTTGAGTCAAAGAGGTATCTTTATGTCGGATTTTTTTGCCATCTAATTATTGAAAAGGCTCTTAAGGGTCATTTTTGGTTTAAAATTCAAGAAGAGCCGCCATTCACTCACAATCTGGTAATTTTAAGTGACCGTTCCGGTCTGTCGAATTTGCTCACGATTGAGCAAAAAATACTTTTATCTGAGTTGATGCCTCTTAACATTGCGGGTAGATATTCGCATGAAAAAGAAGAAATTGGAAAAATCCAGACAAAAGAACATTGTAATTTGTTGTTAAACAAAACTGAGGAGTTGGCAAATTGGATACTGAAACAATCTCAGTAA
- a CDS encoding type I-B CRISPR-associated protein Cas5, giving the protein MKETVISVRIRSPLGFLKKTDMNEDLYLTYNSLHKPALLGILGAIAGLGGFYQSYIEDTKKLPEYYQKLNSICAGIKPVTGGDSAVFKKSYLKYNNSTGFASHEEGGNLIVQEQILINPAFDVYLKLDLDIEEQKVIYENLKKSDAVYIPYLGKNEFQIWWENFREYEFSEFHPADGEQYQIETAFIKQEGVRVEGVKSPGFFTFIQSNPVFNFERLPSGYDEQRRVYAFSDFVLTNVKFDGRYNPGNLYLLKEGEKKIIVQLN; this is encoded by the coding sequence ATGAAAGAGACGGTTATTTCGGTCAGAATCAGGTCTCCACTGGGTTTTCTAAAGAAGACTGATATGAACGAGGATTTGTATTTGACATACAATTCACTTCACAAGCCTGCACTTCTTGGTATTCTGGGCGCAATTGCAGGTTTGGGAGGTTTCTATCAGAGTTACATTGAAGACACAAAAAAGCTTCCTGAATATTATCAGAAGTTAAATTCCATTTGTGCAGGCATTAAGCCCGTTACAGGTGGCGATTCAGCCGTGTTCAAGAAGAGTTATTTGAAATACAACAACAGCACTGGCTTCGCCAGTCATGAGGAAGGCGGCAACCTTATAGTACAGGAGCAGATTCTTATCAATCCTGCTTTTGATGTCTATTTGAAACTGGATCTTGACATTGAAGAACAAAAAGTGATTTATGAGAATTTGAAAAAAAGTGATGCTGTTTACATTCCTTATCTCGGGAAAAATGAATTCCAGATCTGGTGGGAAAATTTTCGTGAGTACGAATTCTCGGAATTTCATCCTGCTGATGGTGAGCAATACCAAATAGAGACGGCATTCATCAAGCAGGAAGGCGTGAGAGTCGAAGGTGTAAAATCACCTGGTTTCTTCACCTTTATTCAATCGAACCCGGTCTTCAACTTCGAGAGGCTTCCTTCCGGTTATGATGAGCAGAGGAGAGTGTATGCTTTCAGTGACTTCGTTCTTACTAATGTGAAGTTTGACGGCAGATACAATCCCGGAAATCTCTATTTGCTGAAGGAAGGCGAAAAAAAGATAATTGTTCAACTAAACTGA